The Longimicrobium sp. sequence GCGTTTCGCGTGCATTCGCGCGGCGCGTGGTGTTCTCCCCCTCACCCGCCCTGCGCCCCCGCAGGCGGGGGAGGGGGCCGGGGGGAGGGGGCCCTACGCCCCCGTCGGGTTGTTCCAGTACCAGGCGAGCAGCACGATCCCGAGCGCGATCCGGTACCAGGCGAACGGCTTGAAGTCGTTCTTGGAGACGTACGCCAGGAGCCCGCGGATCACCACCAGGGCGGAGATGAAGGCGACGATGAAGCCCGTCGCGAAGACCGGGATGTCCGCGGTGGTGGCGACGTCCATGATCTTGCCCATCTTGACCAGGGAGGCGCCCAGCATCGCCGGGATCGCCATGAAGAAGGAGAACTCCGTGGCCGCCTTGCGCGAAAGCCCGATCCCCAGCCCCCCCATGATGGTGGCCCCCGAGCGCGAGATCCCCGGCCACAGCATCGCCAGCACCTGGAAGAAGCCCACCCACAGCGCCTTGCTCAGCGGGATGTCGTCCACCGACTCCACCGTCGGTTTGCGGAAGTAGTGCTCGATCAGCAGGATGCCGACGCCGCCCACCAGCAGCGCCAGCGCCACGGTGAAGGGGCCGGAGAAGTTCTCCTCCACCCAGTCGTTCGTCGGCAGCCCGATCACCGCCGCGGGGATCGAGGCGACGATGATGTTGATGATCAGCCGCTTCGACTGCGGGGTCTTCCAGGTGCGCAGCACCTCCCAGATCTTCTCGCGGTACACCCACACCACGGCCAGGATGGCGCCGAGCTGGATGAAGATGGCGAACGCGAACTCCTTTTTCCCCTCGAAGTTGAGCCAGTCCTGAAAGAGGATCAAGTGCCCGGTGGAGGATACGGGGATGAACTCCGTGGCGCCTTCCACGATGCCAAGGATCACGGCTTTCAGGAACAGGTACAGGTCCATTCTCTCGTCCGGCAGGGGGATGAAGGAGGCTATGCGCCAAGCGGCTCGGGCCTGGGCGGGCTGGGGCGCAGCCGCGCCATCGCCGAGCCCACGGCCACGGTGATGGCCGAGCCCAGCAGCGCGAACCAGAGGGTGTCGATCACCTTGGGAATCGCGCCGAACTGCTGCAGCGCCCACAGCGCCGCCATCCCCGCGACGGCAACCGCCATGCCCGCCAGCGCGTCACGCTCCCGCGCGCGCTTCGAAACGAGCCCCAGCAGGAAGCCTCCCAGCAGCCCGCCGTAGGTGAACGAGGCGATCTGCAGCGCGATCACCACCAGCGGCGTGCCCGACGCGACCCACTGGAAGGCGAGCGACACCACGATCATCACCGCGCCCCAGAAGAGGGTGAAGCGCTTCCCCACCGCCAGCAGGTGGCTCTCGCCTCCGCGACCGGTGAGGGGCACGTAGATGTCGTGCACGGATACGGCCGCCAGCGCGTTGAGCGACGACGACATCGCCGCCGCCAGAATCGCCGCCACCATGAGTCCGCGCACCCCCGTGGGCAGGTGCTCCACCGCGAAGCGCGGAAAGACCGAGTCCGGCGGGGTGAAGGGCGCGCCCTTGTAGTACGCGAATAGCCCCACCCCGATCAGCAGGAAGAGGGCGAACTGGATGAGGACGATGATCCCGGACCCCACCAGCGCCTTGCGCGCGTCACCCAGCGAGGGCGAGGCGAGGAGGCGCTGCACGATCAGGTGGTCCGCGCCGTGGCTGGCCATGGTGAGGAAGGCGCCGCCCACGATCCCCGTCAGCAGCCACTTGGGGTCCGCGAAGCCGCCACTGGGGTGCAGGATGCGCAGCTTGTCGCCCGGCTCCGCGGCGGCCACGATCCCGCTCCACCCGCCCGGCACCAGCCGCACCAGCACCCAGAGCACCGCGATGCCGCCCGCCACGTAGATGAAGAGCTGCGCCACGTCCACCCACACCACGGCGCGCAGCCCGCCGTAGTAGCTGTAGAGCAGGGTAAAGACCCCGATCGCCACGATGCTCTGCCACACCGGGATCCCCGCGACCACCGCCAGCGGCAGCGCCGTGGCGAAGATCCGCACCCCGTCCGCCAGCGTCCTCGTGACCAGGAAGAGCAGCGAGGCGAAGCGCCGCGCCCGGTCCCCGAAGCGGCGCTCCAGCAGGACGTACGCGGTGGCGATCTCGCCGCGGAAGTAGCGCGGCAGCAGGAAGATGGCGATGCCGATGCGCCCGATGCAGTAGCCCAGCGCCAGCTGGATCATCCACAGGTCCGCCCCGTACGCCGTGGCGGGCACGCTGATGACGGTGAGCGCGCTGGTCTCGGTGGCCACCAGGCTGAAGCATGCCGCCCACCACGGGATCGACCGGTCGGCCAGGAAGTAGTCGCTCGCATCCTTTTGCTGGCGCCCCAGCACCGCCCCCAGCACGGACACGAAGACGATGTAGCCGATGACGATGGCGAAATCGAGGGCGGAGAACGTCAAGGGCGGCGCGGGGTTGAGGGGAGAAGAAGTGCGTGAGTGCGTTAGTGCGTGAGTGCGCTGGGTTCAGCCACAAACTGTCATCCTGAGGGAGCCGCCTCCCCGAACGCCGCCGCGCACGCCGTACTCCTGCGGCGACCAAAGGATCTAGCCTGCGAGCCGAGAGGCCCGGTGTGACGCACTGTCCTCTCGTCACGGGCAGTAGATCCTTCGCTCCGCGCCACAGATCGGAGGAACACAAGCACCTGCAAAGCGCGTCGCTCAGGATGATAAACTGGGGGACACCGAGATCCCTACGCTCTGGAGTGGAATCTTGCGCCGAGTGGCGCGCGCGAAGGATAGACTGCGATCCCGCCTCGTGCAACGCCGACGATGGCGCGGGTAGGCGCGGGCCGGAGCGGCGTCAGGCACGGGCGCGATAAATCGCGCCACTACAGGATTTGCGCTCGACAGCGGTGTCGAGCTTCTGCGCTCATGCTGCCGTTTCGAGCTCTTTCTTCAGACCGGAGCGGTCCACCAGCCACTGCTTCGCCTCGCGAGCCACGTTCCGATAGAACTTGTTGCCGCTCCGGAGCTCCGTGGGCGTTGTCTGCACGACGTTCACCTCGCGCCCGAGAAGCACACTTGCCTCGATCACGTGTCGGGTAAGCGAAGGCGCGTCGATTTGATCACCGAGTACCATCACGTCGATGTCGCTTTCCTCCCGCACGCTTCCCTTTGCGAACGATCCGAAGATGAACGCGCTCTCCACGCCGTCTACCTCGGCGAGGGCGTAGGGGAGCACGTCAACGGGCGCGCTGAGCTGCCGCACCAGAGCGCGGAACTGTGCCCAGAGCGGACTCTCCTCGTTGACGCAGTAGCGGACCTTGTTGCCATCGTTCCGACGGATCAGGAGTTCCAACGTCAGCAGCCGATCAAGTTCGTTCTTCAGCGAAGCCGGGCTCAGCCCCGTGATCCGTTCGAGCGCGCGCACGTGCGGCGCCGACTCGGGATTTACGGCGAAATAGCGCACCAGCCTCGCCATCGCACCGGAGGCGAGAGCGAGGGCGAGCGGATCTCGAGCGGGCGGCCGTCGTGCCATTCGGTGCCTTGAAGATTGTGTGTTGCACCATATTATGGTGCACCCACGGCATGCGCAACGTCGGTCTGCGCGCCCCCGCACCGATGCACGCAAACGCCCCTCCCCCAGTAGTTTGGGGGAGGGGCAGCGAGGAACGAGCGGGGAGAGGGCCTGCGACGCCTGCGCCCTACACCCCCGCGGCGCTCAGCTCCGGATCGTCCATCAGCAGGGAGGTCAGGCGGCCGAGGTGCTGGGGGGTGCAGTAGAGGCGGACCTCGCCGCGCTCGCTGGCGCGCACGCGCGGGCGGGTGAAGCACACCACGCGGTGCTCCTGGCAGAGCCGGTCGAGGGCGCGGGCGGCGCGGGCCGTGTCGGCCAGGGTGGGGTCGTCCTTGCGCTTCCAGCCGAGGTGGGTGGCCACGTCATCGGCCGAGACGGCGTCGTGCACGGTGGGGTTGAAGGCGTCCGCGTCCAGCATCTCGATCACCAGCTCGCGGTCGCGCAGGTAGCGGAAGGCGGCTTCGCAGTCGCGGCACTGCTTGTCCTCGGTGGGCGACTCGGCGGCGGCGACGGCCATCACTTCCGAGCAGTCGATGCTCAACGTCGTCCCTTCTTCGCCGCCGTGCCAGCGCTCCACGGCGATCCGCTCGGCGAGCTTGCGGTCCTTTGCATCCACCACGTAACGAACCGTCTGGCGGAAAGTGATCTCCACCTCGAAGCGCTTCTGCTCCATCGTCCTGGACACTCTCGGATGGGAGGATGCGGGGTGCCCCCCGCGTGCATTTGTTACTCTACTCTGCTACAACTGCGCCCGGAATGGAAGGGGGCGGATGAAACAGGTGGGTAGCAGCGCGGCTGGGAGCTCCTTACTTCGCCGCGACCGCGGGTACTCGCTTGCGGGCGCGGAGGGCGGCGCGTGACTCGTCGAGGGCGCGGGTCATCTCGGCGATGCCCCGCTGTCCCGCGGGGCGGCGGCCGAAGCGCGCGTCCAGGTAGAGGCGCACCAGGCGGGCGGCGGACTCCGAGCCCGGCGCGGTGGAGCGCTCCAGCCCTTCGGCCCATTGCAGCGGGCCGGCCGCATCGTCGCCGATGCCGGCGCGGGCGTACGTGCGGCGGAGCGCAAGGTAGATGCGCGCCTCGGCGGGGAGGCGCTCGCCGCGGCGGCGGATGATCCACACCGCGCCGCCGGCCACCACCAGCACGATCACGATCCAGGGCGCTTCGTCCGGCACGCCGCCGCCGCCGGGGCGCGGGCGGCCGGCATCGCGCTCGGCGCCCTCGCCGCGGGTGAAGAGGGAGCCGACGCCGCGGAAGACGGTGAGCTGCCGGTCCAGGTTGTAGTCGATCACCCAGCGGTACCAGCGGTACTCGACGCCATCGAACCAGAAGCGGAAGGGGCCGCTCCACGAGCTCCCGAATCCCGGCTGCACCACGTCGGAGCGCGAGGGGGGCGTGGGGTCGAAGGGAACCCATCCGGCGCCGGGGAACCAGACCTCTACCCAGGAGTGCGCGTCGTTCTCCGTCACGCGCAGGTAGCGGGCGCCGCTGTTCCACTCGCCGCCCAGGAAGCCGGTGACGTTGCGGGCGGGGATGCCCTGCGCGCGCAGCAGGATCGCCATCGCGGTGGAGAAGTACTCGCAGTGCCCCGCGCGGCGCCGGAAGAGGAAGTGCTCCAGCGACGTCTCGGCGCGGGTGGCGGGGAGCTCGAGCGTGTAGCTGAAGGCGCGCAGATGGCGCTCCACCGCCTGCACCTGGTCCAGCCGCGTGCCCGTGCCCGCGCGCAGGGAGTCGGCCAGGCGGCGCATCCGCAGGGAGACGGGCGGGAGCATCAGGTAGGGGGCGAGCTGCGGGGAATCGGCGTCCTCCCCCTCCGCCAGCGCCTCCGGCGGGGGAGCGGAGGGGCCGGAGACGACGGTGTAGACGGGGGTCTCGCTGCCGTTGAAGCGCACGTCGCCGCTGTTGTCGCGGAAGGGGCGCACGGCCGAGCGCGCCTCCACTCGCAGCACGGGGTGCGGCCCAAAGAGCACCTGAACGCCCGGCGGCCCTCCAAAGATCCTCACGCGCAGCGCCTCGCCGCCCCAGCGGCGGCGGTACGCGCCCGGGGGGAGATCGACCAGCCCCACGGGGCCGCGCGACCAGCGGGTGCCGTCGAAGCGGTCGTACGAGCGGCCCCGCCAGTGGATGGAGGTGAGGCCGGGCGGTGGGCCGTCCGGGAACTCGGCGCGGAAGGCGACGCGCGGGTTGTCGCTGAGCTGCAGCCTCGAGCCGTGCTCCGCCAGCGACACGCCGTCGCCGAAGCCCACCATCGCCTCGCCGCCGCGGGCGCGGCCGTGCACGTTCCACTGCCGCGGCAGGCGCGGAAAGACGACGAAGAGGACGGCGCTCATCAGCAGCGTCACCACGCTCAGCGCGGCGGTGGTCCACAGGAAGCGGCGGCCCACGCGGATCTCAGGCGCACGGTAGCCCTCGGCCTGGCGGCGGAGGAAGCCGACCATCATCGCCAGCGCCGAAAGGGCCACGTACGCCGCGAACGCCCCCGCGAAGGCGATCCCCGGATAGTACCCGGTGGCCGCGATCATCAGGGCGAAGCTCAGCGAGTAGAGCCGCATGTCGTTCCTGGCGTCGAGCGAGCGCAACGACTCGGCCACCAGGAGGAAGAGGAGCATCCCCAGCACCTGCGGCATGAAGTCGCCGCCGCGCACGAAGGCGACGTGCAGCATCCACGCGCACAGCCCCAGGATGCCGGCGCGCGTCCCCCGCTCCACCCACGCGCTCAACGAGCCTGGCGGCTGCCAGAGGGTGGCGAGCAGGAGCCCCGCGCCCGCCGCGACGGTCCCCACGCCCAGGCCGGCGCCCGCGGCGTAGGCGGCGAGCGCGGCCAGTGCCATCCCGGCCGTCAGCCGCCGGTGCAGAAGGGCGACGGTCAACGCGCGCCCATTGCGAAGACGTCGCCCCACCCGCTCTCGGCGGCGCGGCCGGGGGTGACCCACACGCACTCGCTGTGCGGAACGGGGGGGCTGGGGCGCGGCGCATCCTCGCGGAAGCGGGCGCGGGCGAGGGCATCGAGGACGCGCTCGAGCTGGCCGGGCCCGTCGCCGGGGGACACCCGCGCGTCCGCCGTCGCCAGCGCGAAGGCGTCGCCGCGGTGGGTGGCGGCGGCGGCCAGGGCGGCGGCGGTCTCGATGGCCGCCTCCGCGTCGTCGCCGTCGGGGGCGCGCAGCTCCAGGCAGATCCAGAGCGCGCGGGTACGGTCGCGCTCGTACTCGCGCACCACGGGGGCGCCGGCGCGGGCGGTGGTGCGCCAGTGCACGTCGCGCGGGTCGTCGCCGGGGCGGAAGGGACGCAGCGCGCGGAACTCGCCGCGGGGCCCTCCGGCCCCGGCCGGACGCTCGCCGGGCGGCCGGGAGCGCTCCCCCGCCGGACGCGGCTCGCGCACGGGACGGTCCGCGCGAGGCCACACCACGGCCTCGCCCGGAAGCTCCACGTCGCGCTCCTTGCGAAAGAGGCCGAAGGGGAACGAAGTCGCGAGCGTAACCGTCCCCAGCGGGTACACGCCGCGCCGATCCCACAGACCCTCGGCACGCGCGACCGCGGCGGCGCCGGGCTCCAGCGCCGCGACCCACGCGCGCGCCGGCGACCCCGCCTCCCCGATCTCGAGCGCAAAGGAGGGGAGGCGGCGCTTCGTGTTCCTCACCTCGTACGACACCCGCGCCGGCTCGCCCGCCGTGATCCCGCGCGGCGGTCGCCTCCGCACCTCGACGCGCCGCAGCATCTGTTCGCTGAGCCATCCGCTGAGGGTGATGAAGCCCAGCATCGCCCCCAGCAGCAGGAAGAGCAGGTTGTTCCCGGTCCCGATGGCCGCCACCCCCAGCAGCAGGGCCCCCCCGCTGAACATCCACCCCGCGCGCGAAAACCTCAGCCGCCGCGGCGGCCGGAACCAGCGGCGGAGGGAGTCGGCGGTGCTCCAGAAGGGCGCGGAGGGCATAGGAGGGGAGTGCTAAGTGCTAAGTGCTAAGTCCTAGGTGCTAAACGGCAGTGCGTCCGTGCGTCAGTGCGTCTTCACCAAGCACTTGGCACTTGGCACTTGGCACTTCCCTTAGATGGGTACCGGCACCGTATTCAGAATCTCCTCCAACACCGCCACCGCCTCGTCGTACGCATCGCCCGGCCCGGCGGCGGCGGCGGGGAGGAGGCGGTGGGCGAGGCAGGGGACGACCAGGCGGCGGACGTCGTCGGGGGCCAGGAAGTCGCGGCCGTCGACCAGGGCGTAGCCGCGCGCGGCGCGCAGCAGGCCGATGGCGCCGCGGGTGCTGGCGCCGGCGCGGAGGCGAGGGTCGCCGCGGGTGGCCTGGATGATGGCCATCAGGTAATCGACCAGCGCGGGCTCGGCGTGCACCTGTTCTACGCGGTCCTGCAGCGCCAGCACGCGCGGGGCATCCAGGATCGGCTTGATGCGCTCTACCGGGTCGCCGCCCGATGCCGAGCGGAGGAGGACCAGGCGCTCCTCGTCCGCGTCCGGGTAGCCGATGGCGAGGCGCATCAGGAAGCGGTCGAGCTGGCTCTCGGGGAGCGGATAGGTGCCGTGCTGCTCCAGCGGGTTCTGCGTCGCCATCACCAGAAAGGGGCGCGGCAGGTCGAAGGAGCGGTCGTCGATGGTGACGCGCCCCTCCTGCATCGCCTCCAAAAGGCCGCTCTGGGTGCGCGGCGGGGCGCGGTTGATCTCGTCGGCCAGCACCACGTGCGTGAAGATGGGCCCCGGGCGCGTCTCGAATTCGTGCGTGCGCGGGTTGTAGACCGAGACGCCCAGCACGTCCGACGGAAGGAGGTCGCTGGTGAACTGCACGCGGCGGAAGTCCAGCCCCAGCGCGGCGGTGAGGGCGCGCGCCAGGGTGGTCTTCCCCACGCCGGGGATGTCTTCGAAGAGGAGGTGCCCGCGGGCCAGGAGCGCCGCCAGCGACAGGCGCACCGTCTCGCGCTTCCCACGGAAGACGGTCTCCACCTCGTCCACCAGGCGCGGGAGAAGGGCGAGGCCGATCTCCTCGGCGTGCGGTGCGAGTGCGTTCAGCATCAGGTACTTGCGCGATGTGCAGGGGGTTCGGTGACGAAAGCTAGCAGGGAACAGCAAAAGCAAAAAGCCTCACACAGAGGGCACAGAGGGGAAAAGCAAGCCGCGGAGAAACCTTTTCGGTTCTTTCTGTACCCTCTGTGTCTCTGTGTGAGGCCGTTGTTCGTTGATGCCCTTGACTGAATCGTTGCGATGGTGCGAAATACCAGACGCATGTTTCCCGCCTCCTCCATTCCAAGAGCAGTTCCCATGAAGAGACAGATACTCACCGCGCTCGCCGTTCTGGCGGCGGCGGGGTGCGCGGATGATCCATCGCCGACGGCGCCGGAGCTTTCGGCCGAGCTGCTGCCCTGCGTCTTCGGCAAGGGGACGCGGCTCGACGTGGGCGAGACGATCACGGTGACGGGTGCCGAGGCGGGGAGGCTCTGCCTGCAGGCGGGCGGAGAGGGGGCGGACTACACGCTGGTTCCCTTCCTGGCCGACCAGGACGGCGAGGCGCGGCTGCAGGTGGAAGCCATCGGCGCGAACGTCCGCGACGCCGTCGGGCCGCCCGATCCCAACCGGATCCCCGGCGCCCTCACCGCCGCGCCGCCACAACGCGACCGCGAGATGCACCTGCGCCTGATGGAGCGGATGCGCGGCGGCCTGACCATCCGCCCCGCCACCGCCGCGAGCCGCGACGTGGAGCCGGTGGCGCCCACGCCCGCGTCCGTGGTGCCGGCGGTGGGGAGCTTCATCACCGTCCGCATCCCGCAGTTCTACCTCAACCAGAACCCCTGCACCGCCGGCGCCGTGCGGCAGGTGCGCGTCTCCGCGGTGTCGCAGCGCGCCATCCTGGTGAACGACCCCACCAACCCCGCCGGCGGACTCACCGACGCGGAGCTGCGGGCGTTCGGCGACGAGTTCGACCGCCAGATCTACCCGGTGGACGTGCTGAACTTCGGCGCGCCCACGGACCTGGACGACAACGGCGGGCGCGTCATCATCGTCTTCACCCGCGAGGTCAACGCGCTCACCCCGCCCAACAGCGGCGGCGGCTACTTCGGCGGCTTCTTCTTCCCCGGCGACCTCTTTCCGCGGTTGTCGACGCCGCGGCTGGGCGCCTGCCCGCGCAGCAACGTGGGCGAGATCTTTTACCTCCTCGCTCCGGACCCGAACGGCTCGGTGAACGGGAACCGCTTCCCCAAGGACCTCGTCCTGCGCACCGCCGGGGGGACGATCGCGCACGAGTTCGAGCACCTGATCAACAGCGCGCGCCGCATCTACGTGAACAACGCGGAGGAGTTCGAGGAGGTGTGGCTGGACGAGGCGCTGGCGCACGCGGCGGAGGAGATCAACTTCTACGCGGCATCCGGTCTCGCGCCGCGCCAGAACCTGACGCTGGACCAGATCACCGCCGACACCCGCAAGGTCAACGCGGTGAACAGCTACCTGCTGGACAACCTGGCGCGCTACATGACCTACCTGCAGGCGCCGGACAGCAACTCGGTGATCGGTCCCGACCTCCTGGAGACGCGCGGCGGATCGTGGGCCTTCCTCCGCTACGCCGTGGACCGCCGGGGCACGGGCGACCAGCAGCTCTTCTACAACCTGGTGAACAACACGCGCATCGGGCTGGACAACCTGTCGCAGGTGATCGGCGCCCCGGCGCTGGACTGGGTGCAGGACTGGACGCTCTCCGTCTACACGGACGACGCGGTGCCGGTGGAGCCGCGCTTCACGCAGCCGAGCTGGAACTTCCGCGACATCATGCCCGCCATCGCCGGGCTGTACGGCGAGGCCGAGGTATTCCCGCTCAAGGTGGAGCGGCTGGGCTCCAACGCCTCGCGGGAGTACAACCTGCGCGGCGGGGGCGCGGCGTACCTGCGCTTCGGCATCGCGGGCGGGGCGCGCCTGGGGCTGCGCCTCACCAGCAACGGCGGCACGCCGCCCGCGAACCTCCGCTTCTCGCTCGTGAGGACCCGCTGATGACCCGCATCGTACCCGCCGCCCTCGCGGCGCTGGCGCTCGCGCTCCCCACGGCGGCGCGCGCGCAGGGGTGCATCGGCGCCCCGCTGGCCGAGGGGACGCGCGCCCTCCAGCTCCAGGGCTCCTCGTCCGTCTACAGCTCCGCCCCAGAGGTGGACGGAATGGGGATCGGCGCTTCCTTCCGCCACAACCCCGGCGGCCTGCTGGCCTACTCCGCCGAGTACTCCCGCGCCTCCGTGAGCGACAACGACATCCCGCTGCAGTCTGGCGGCGTCACGCTGGCGCTGCGCGCGCCCATCTCGCGCTTCGGCATCTCGCTCTGCGCGCGCGGCGGCGCGATGGCGTCGCGCCTCTCGGACGACCCCAGCGCCAGCGAGCTGGACAACGTGACCTTCCCGGTCGGCATCGTCCTGGAGCTCCCCGTCGCCCTGCGCGAGGGGAGCGCGCTGGTGCCGTACGTCGCACCGCAGTACCTCTTCTCCCGCACGCGCGGCCAGGTGCTCGGCCTGGACTACGAGCGCTCCGCCGACGCCCCGGGCGTCGAAGCGGGCCTGGGCCTGCGCATGGGCCGCGCGGCCTTCACCCTTGGCGGCAGCTTCTCCGACCTCCCCGACGACCTGGTCACCGCTGCCGTGCCGGCGCAGTCGCTGTTCCTGCGGGTGGGGGTGGTTTTTTGAGGCGGTTCCGGTCTTGGCCGGGCGAGTGAACTCGCTGCAACAACAGCACAAAGTCCGCCTTCGCGGACTCGGGGTCTGACGTCGCGTTTCTCGAGCCGGCTTCAGCCGCCTTCCCGTGGTTCCAGCCGGGGGATTCATCCCCCGGCGATGCGGCCCCGGTGCCCGCCTCCCGCACCACCCCCCTCACCAATCCCCCTCACGACATCAGCTCCCTCAGCATCCCCTGCGGGTTGTTCAGGAACTCGCGGGTGACCACGTAGTGCTCGGTGTCCTCGTACGCCACCTCGCGGATGCCGCCCTCCTCCAGCAGCAGGATGCGCGCGCCGGGGTACGCCATCAGGATCGGCGAGTGGGTGGCGATCAGGAACTGTGACTTCATCTTCACCAGGTCGCGGATCCGCACCAGCGCGGCCATCTGGCGCATCGGCGAGAGGGCGGCCTCGGGCTCGTCCAGGATGTACAGTCCGCCGCCGGTGAACCGCTCCGTCATCAGCGCGAAGAAGCTCTCGCCGTGCGACTGCTCGTGCAGCGCGAGGTCGCCGTACGACTCGCGGATGGGGCGGCCGAGCGGCGGAAGGAGCGCGTGGTCGGCGGAGTCGATGCGCTCGATCTCCGTGGCCACGTTGAAGAAGCTCTCGGCGCGCAGGAAGTAGCCGTCGTGCGGCTGCCCCGCCCCGCGCACCAGGGTGAGGTAGCGGAACAGCTCCGAGTGCGAGTTGCGCGTGGCGAAGCGGAAGTTGCGCGACCCGCCCTCCGCGTTGAACCCCCATGCCACCGCGATCGCCTCCAGCAGCGTCGACTTCCCGCTCCCGTTCTCGCCGATCAGAAAGGTGACCTCAGGGTGCAGATCCAGCTTCCCGAGCGTGCGCACCGCGGGGAGGCTGAACGGGTACTCGTCGAACGACGGCACGTCGTGGCGCTCCAGGCGCACCGAGCGCAGGTACTGCGTTGGGATCACGGGCGGTACGGGTGATGGGACAGGGAAAAGCATCACACAGAGACACGGAGGCGACGGAAAGGCCACAGAGAACCCCTTCTTTCAGTTCTTTCGGTTCGCTCTGTGGCTCTGTGCGAGGCCTTCAGTTCTTCTGCTAGGCGCGGCGAAGGAGGTAGACGCCGAACCATTTGCGGTCGTCGGTCCAGCGCTGCTCCAGCACCCACCCCGCGCGGTGGGCAAGGCGCTCGAAGGCTCCGGGGGCGTACTTGTGCGAGTACTCCGTGAGAATCGACTCGCCCGGCTGAAAGGTGATCCGGGTGTGGTGCGGACCCTCCGCGGCGGGGATGCGCACCTCCTGCGCGCGCGTGCTGATCAGGCGCATCTCCACCCGGCCGTCCGCCTGCACGTACGGGGCGTGGTGGCGGAAGGCGGCGAGGTCGAAGTCGGCGCCGCACTCGCGGTTGATCCGGGCCAGCAGGTTCAGGTTGAAGGCGGCCGTCACCCCCTCCGGATCGTTGTAGGCGCGCTCGATCACCGCCGGCTCCTTGGCCAGGTCCACCCCGATCAGCAGGCGCCCGCCCGGCCCGCACAGCTCCCCCACCCGCTCCAGGAAGCGCGCCGCATCGTCCGGCTCGAAGTTCCCGATGGTGGAGCCGGGGAAGAAGGCGACCGCGCCCGCGGCGGGGCGCGTGGGCTCGGGCAGGGAGAAGCTGGAGGTATAGTCCGCGCACACCGGCAGCACCTCCAACTCCGGGAACGCCTCCGCCACCGAGATGGCGAAGGCCAGGAGCTGCGCGCGCGAGATGTCGATGGGGATGTAGGCCGCCACCTCGCGAAGCTCCTCCAGGAGGATACGCGTCTTGATCCCGCTCCCGCTGCCGAACTCCACCAGGCGGCATCCGGGCTCGATGCACCGCGCGATCTCCCCCGCGGCGCGCCGCAGGATGCCGATCTCCGTGCGGGTGGGATAGTAGGCGTCCAGCTCGCAGATCCGCTCGAAGAGCCGCGCCCCGGCTTCGTCGTAGAAGTACTTGGGCGACAGCTTCTTCACCGGCGCGGAGAGCCCCGCCAGCACGTCCGCCCGCAGGTCGTCCGGCACTGGCTCCAGGTCGTACAGCGCCACGCGTCCGTTGGCGGCCTCCCGCGCCACCCGCATCACACGTCCCTCGCCAGCCGTACGCCCGTGAACTGCCAGGTCGCGTCCGGCGGAAAGAAGTTGCGGTAGGTGGGCCGGATGTGGGTCTCCGACGTCGCGCACGAGCCGCCGCGCAGCACGAACTGGTTGCACATGAACTTGCCGTTGTACTCGCCCAGCGCGCCCGGCGGGGGCTGGTAGCCGGGATAGGGCACGTACTGGCTCCGCGTCCACTCCCACACGTCGCCGAACATCTGCAGCAGCCTGTCGCCCGCGGCCGGCGCGGGATGGAAGCGCCCGCTCTCGGCCAGGTTGCCGCGCAAGGGCACGGTGGCGGCCGCGACCTCCCACTCCGCCTCGGTGGGCAGCCGGGCCCCGGCCCAGCGCGCGAATGCCTCCGCCT is a genomic window containing:
- a CDS encoding undecaprenyl-diphosphate phosphatase, with the protein product MDLYLFLKAVILGIVEGATEFIPVSSTGHLILFQDWLNFEGKKEFAFAIFIQLGAILAVVWVYREKIWEVLRTWKTPQSKRLIINIIVASIPAAVIGLPTNDWVEENFSGPFTVALALLVGGVGILLIEHYFRKPTVESVDDIPLSKALWVGFFQVLAMLWPGISRSGATIMGGLGIGLSRKAATEFSFFMAIPAMLGASLVKMGKIMDVATTADIPVFATGFIVAFISALVVIRGLLAYVSKNDFKPFAWYRIALGIVLLAWYWNNPTGA
- a CDS encoding sodium:solute symporter codes for the protein MTFSALDFAIVIGYIVFVSVLGAVLGRQQKDASDYFLADRSIPWWAACFSLVATETSALTVISVPATAYGADLWMIQLALGYCIGRIGIAIFLLPRYFRGEIATAYVLLERRFGDRARRFASLLFLVTRTLADGVRIFATALPLAVVAGIPVWQSIVAIGVFTLLYSYYGGLRAVVWVDVAQLFIYVAGGIAVLWVLVRLVPGGWSGIVAAAEPGDKLRILHPSGGFADPKWLLTGIVGGAFLTMASHGADHLIVQRLLASPSLGDARKALVGSGIIVLIQFALFLLIGVGLFAYYKGAPFTPPDSVFPRFAVEHLPTGVRGLMVAAILAAAMSSSLNALAAVSVHDIYVPLTGRGGESHLLAVGKRFTLFWGAVMIVVSLAFQWVASGTPLVVIALQIASFTYGGLLGGFLLGLVSKRARERDALAGMAVAVAGMAALWALQQFGAIPKVIDTLWFALLGSAITVAVGSAMARLRPSPPRPEPLGA
- a CDS encoding nucleotidyltransferase domain-containing protein, translating into MRYFAVNPESAPHVRALERITGLSPASLKNELDRLLTLELLIRRNDGNKVRYCVNEESPLWAQFRALVRQLSAPVDVLPYALAEVDGVESAFIFGSFAKGSVREESDIDVMVLGDQIDAPSLTRHVIEASVLLGREVNVVQTTPTELRSGNKFYRNVAREAKQWLVDRSGLKKELETAA
- a CDS encoding transglutaminaseTgpA domain-containing protein, coding for MTVALLHRRLTAGMALAALAAYAAGAGLGVGTVAAGAGLLLATLWQPPGSLSAWVERGTRAGILGLCAWMLHVAFVRGGDFMPQVLGMLLFLLVAESLRSLDARNDMRLYSLSFALMIAATGYYPGIAFAGAFAAYVALSALAMMVGFLRRQAEGYRAPEIRVGRRFLWTTAALSVVTLLMSAVLFVVFPRLPRQWNVHGRARGGEAMVGFGDGVSLAEHGSRLQLSDNPRVAFRAEFPDGPPPGLTSIHWRGRSYDRFDGTRWSRGPVGLVDLPPGAYRRRWGGEALRVRIFGGPPGVQVLFGPHPVLRVEARSAVRPFRDNSGDVRFNGSETPVYTVVSGPSAPPPEALAEGEDADSPQLAPYLMLPPVSLRMRRLADSLRAGTGTRLDQVQAVERHLRAFSYTLELPATRAETSLEHFLFRRRAGHCEYFSTAMAILLRAQGIPARNVTGFLGGEWNSGARYLRVTENDAHSWVEVWFPGAGWVPFDPTPPSRSDVVQPGFGSSWSGPFRFWFDGVEYRWYRWVIDYNLDRQLTVFRGVGSLFTRGEGAERDAGRPRPGGGGVPDEAPWIVIVLVVAGGAVWIIRRRGERLPAEARIYLALRRTYARAGIGDDAAGPLQWAEGLERSTAPGSESAARLVRLYLDARFGRRPAGQRGIAEMTRALDESRAALRARKRVPAVAAK
- a CDS encoding DUF58 domain-containing protein: MPSAPFWSTADSLRRWFRPPRRLRFSRAGWMFSGGALLLGVAAIGTGNNLLFLLLGAMLGFITLSGWLSEQMLRRVEVRRRPPRGITAGEPARVSYEVRNTKRRLPSFALEIGEAGSPARAWVAALEPGAAAVARAEGLWDRRGVYPLGTVTLATSFPFGLFRKERDVELPGEAVVWPRADRPVREPRPAGERSRPPGERPAGAGGPRGEFRALRPFRPGDDPRDVHWRTTARAGAPVVREYERDRTRALWICLELRAPDGDDAEAAIETAAALAAAATHRGDAFALATADARVSPGDGPGQLERVLDALARARFREDAPRPSPPVPHSECVWVTPGRAAESGWGDVFAMGAR